Proteins encoded within one genomic window of Chitinophaga parva:
- a CDS encoding DUF4843 domain-containing protein, whose product MKKFFCYIILGAGALLAACTKNDPASIYNTPPNIYFDWRDSTGAGALKDSLVFSFAFTPERTVDTALLPIRISGDRMPKDRIFKLAIVDSATTAKAGLHFKALEPQYIMPADSGFVKVPVYLYAADTSLHSHSVKLRVKLLPTSDFTVTDTLFNVAKISFSNMLQQPEWWAYWSQLGPYSRVSFELLILSTGTTVMYPPADFTHQPAMMFICSSFTSFIKDPFSFVTKHPSLNLVTTANGDGTYSLYATNNPDKKWILYPEGGAYYFHDENGVTIKL is encoded by the coding sequence ATGAAGAAATTTTTCTGTTACATCATACTCGGTGCAGGTGCTTTATTGGCGGCATGCACTAAAAATGACCCGGCGTCGATCTATAATACGCCTCCTAACATCTATTTTGACTGGAGGGATTCTACCGGTGCAGGCGCCCTGAAGGATAGCCTGGTATTCTCCTTCGCCTTTACTCCCGAACGCACGGTGGATACGGCTTTGCTGCCCATCCGCATTTCCGGCGACCGTATGCCCAAGGATCGCATCTTCAAGCTCGCGATCGTGGATTCTGCCACCACCGCAAAGGCCGGCCTGCATTTTAAGGCGCTGGAACCACAGTACATCATGCCGGCAGATTCCGGCTTTGTAAAAGTGCCGGTATACCTCTATGCTGCCGATACCTCCCTGCATAGCCATTCTGTGAAGCTGCGCGTAAAACTGTTGCCTACCAGCGATTTCACGGTAACGGATACACTTTTCAATGTAGCGAAGATCTCCTTCTCCAATATGCTGCAGCAACCGGAGTGGTGGGCTTATTGGTCCCAGCTGGGGCCCTACTCCCGTGTGAGTTTTGAACTGCTGATACTGTCTACCGGTACTACCGTTATGTATCCGCCGGCAGACTTTACACACCAGCCGGCCATGATGTTCATTTGCAGCAGCTTCACCAGCTTCATTAAAGACCCCTTCTCCTTCGTGACCAAACATCCCAGCCTGAACCTGGTGACAACGGCCAATGGCGACGGCACTTACAGCCTGTATGCAACCAACAACCCGGACAAGAAGTGGATTCTTTATCCGG
- a CDS encoding SusC/RagA family TonB-linked outer membrane protein produces the protein MVDFYARRLGGSLALALLIQVCGPGQASAAEAHLHAAKAPWITMWREGQNTGQQLPLKIVLSGLEQQYKVHINYTGNTINGITVQKPAEKQQSQKLVDYLNDFLRPLGLEAEEAGTGDFIVYKNKEKQKPTNPKPTINSNTASEPIPSATAGNAPVQLESIRQDGHTITGQVTEESGLPMPGVTVVVKGTFNGAKTTEKGRFTLNNVPANATVVFSFIGYKTQEIKVGTRSQLDVQLLTDAQSLKDVVVNGYQKLNKESYTGSATVITAEEIKRFNPTNLLSSIAAYDPSFKLVENNIGGSNPNAMPTVNVRGTTAVSNGPSSALTRAQLSNVTNLPLFILDGYQVGIETIFDLDINRIQTITLLKDAAATAVYGSRASNGVVMIQTRIPKQGQLEVYYTYMLGVSAPDLTDYHLLNASEKLEYEKEAGLFNANGVDNPNSIEESYYAKRRNVLSGVNTDWIAQPVATAYSHNNSLSLSGGTREMRYSVDARYQTADGVMKGSSRTRSGIGNTLSYNIKDNKLMFRNTFSLTQMKSQESPYGSSEDAFGSSFGPYLRFSDYALMNPYYPKTDSLGRIIQEVDHWNFRDPNIGNATNATYALNPLWDANTGSFNRTKYTEFIDAFGGEYNPTASLKITGNIAVTKRSTTSDKFQSPLSNEFFFYGSDKVKDRGKYYYTTIDQTTVDGSLTINYNKAIHNAHFLNFSAATNIQDTKYDERDIVAQGFSNDRFTSLAFAREYGKDDNESSPHGYYEATRLIGFLASGNYSYQNRFLMDATVRVDGSSKFGENSRFAPFGAVGLGWNLHNEKFLQHTAINQLRLKGTMGITGSDEFPPYLSNTTYDYYINNWYSTGVGAVFTTWGNKNLKWSRTKNYEATIELSAFRDRLYVSPHYYYKLTTDLISDVNTAPSTGFTSYKDNIGNVVNKGYELFLRANVLRQRKWSVNVFANLAHNTNILTKLSNSMKAYNDQVNKASGDSALHSVPLQRYQEGRSMSTIYAVKSLGIDPETGKEIYLNRDGKTTTYVYDVKESVPVGDNIPKLSGNFGGNVVYGAFMLEVRFSASFGADVYNETLERMVENADPKFNVDRRALTSRWKKPGDHTFFKDVADITQTGTTSRFVQHENRVQWTSVYASWDAPASLYSKMKMKNLRIAFNMNDLAYWSTVAQMRGIEYPFARSFTFTLSTRF, from the coding sequence ATGGTAGATTTCTACGCCAGAAGATTAGGCGGTAGCCTGGCGCTGGCCTTGTTGATCCAGGTTTGCGGACCTGGGCAGGCATCGGCCGCGGAGGCCCACCTGCACGCCGCAAAAGCGCCCTGGATAACGATGTGGAGAGAAGGACAGAACACCGGACAGCAGTTGCCGCTGAAGATAGTACTATCCGGCCTGGAGCAGCAGTACAAGGTGCATATCAATTACACCGGCAATACCATCAACGGTATTACCGTACAGAAGCCGGCAGAAAAACAACAGAGCCAGAAACTGGTGGATTATCTCAACGATTTCCTGCGCCCCCTGGGCCTGGAAGCAGAGGAAGCCGGTACCGGCGACTTCATTGTGTACAAGAATAAGGAAAAACAAAAACCAACCAATCCCAAGCCAACCATTAACAGCAACACGGCCAGTGAGCCAATTCCTTCCGCAACCGCCGGTAACGCGCCCGTTCAACTGGAGAGCATCCGCCAGGACGGACATACCATTACCGGCCAGGTTACGGAAGAATCCGGGTTGCCCATGCCCGGTGTGACCGTGGTGGTGAAGGGTACTTTCAACGGGGCCAAGACCACGGAGAAAGGACGGTTCACCCTGAATAACGTACCTGCCAATGCCACGGTGGTATTCAGTTTCATTGGTTATAAAACACAGGAGATCAAGGTAGGTACCCGCTCCCAGCTGGATGTGCAGCTGCTCACCGATGCACAGTCGCTCAAAGATGTGGTGGTGAACGGTTACCAGAAGCTCAATAAAGAAAGCTACACAGGCTCCGCCACGGTGATCACCGCGGAAGAGATCAAGCGGTTCAATCCTACGAATCTGCTGAGCAGCATTGCGGCTTATGATCCTTCTTTTAAACTGGTGGAGAATAATATTGGCGGTTCTAACCCCAATGCCATGCCCACCGTGAATGTGAGAGGTACCACGGCTGTTTCAAATGGCCCGTCGTCCGCATTGACCCGTGCACAGCTTTCCAATGTAACCAACCTGCCGCTTTTCATCCTGGATGGTTACCAGGTGGGTATTGAAACTATTTTTGACCTGGACATTAACCGCATACAAACCATTACTCTGCTGAAAGATGCCGCAGCTACCGCTGTTTACGGATCCCGCGCTTCCAATGGTGTGGTGATGATACAGACCCGCATCCCGAAACAGGGCCAGCTGGAAGTGTATTACACCTACATGCTGGGTGTAAGTGCCCCGGACCTTACTGACTATCACCTGCTCAACGCTTCCGAGAAACTGGAATATGAAAAAGAAGCAGGGCTCTTCAACGCCAATGGCGTTGACAATCCCAATTCCATTGAAGAATCTTACTACGCCAAGCGCCGCAATGTGCTTTCTGGTGTGAATACGGACTGGATAGCCCAGCCGGTAGCTACAGCCTACAGCCACAATAACTCCCTCAGCCTTTCCGGTGGTACCCGCGAAATGCGCTATAGCGTAGACGCCCGCTACCAGACGGCGGATGGTGTGATGAAGGGATCTTCCCGTACCCGTTCCGGCATTGGCAACACGCTTTCCTACAACATCAAGGATAATAAGCTGATGTTCCGCAATACCTTCAGCCTTACGCAGATGAAAAGCCAGGAATCGCCTTACGGCTCCAGTGAAGATGCCTTTGGCAGCAGCTTCGGGCCTTACCTGCGCTTCAGTGACTATGCATTGATGAACCCTTATTATCCTAAAACGGATAGCCTGGGCCGTATTATACAGGAAGTGGACCACTGGAATTTCCGTGACCCCAATATTGGTAACGCCACTAACGCCACGTATGCCCTGAACCCGCTGTGGGACGCGAATACCGGCAGTTTTAACCGCACCAAATACACGGAGTTTATCGATGCCTTTGGTGGGGAGTACAATCCGACTGCTTCGCTCAAGATCACCGGTAATATCGCCGTGACCAAGCGCAGTACCACCAGTGATAAGTTCCAGTCTCCGCTGAGTAATGAATTTTTCTTTTATGGCTCGGACAAGGTAAAGGACCGCGGTAAATATTACTACACTACCATTGACCAGACCACGGTGGATGGATCATTGACCATTAACTATAACAAAGCGATCCACAACGCACATTTCCTCAACTTTTCTGCCGCCACCAACATACAGGATACCAAGTATGACGAGCGTGATATCGTAGCCCAGGGCTTTAGCAACGACCGTTTCACCAGCCTGGCCTTTGCCCGCGAATACGGGAAGGATGATAACGAGAGCAGCCCCCACGGCTATTATGAAGCAACCCGCCTGATCGGCTTTCTGGCTTCCGGTAACTATTCTTACCAGAACCGTTTCCTGATGGACGCCACCGTGCGTGTGGACGGGTCTTCCAAATTTGGAGAGAACTCCCGCTTTGCACCCTTTGGTGCGGTAGGCCTGGGCTGGAACCTGCACAATGAAAAGTTCCTGCAGCATACGGCTATTAACCAGCTGCGTTTAAAAGGTACCATGGGTATCACCGGTTCTGATGAGTTTCCGCCCTATTTATCCAATACTACCTATGATTACTATATTAACAACTGGTACTCTACCGGCGTAGGTGCTGTGTTCACCACCTGGGGCAACAAGAACCTGAAATGGTCCCGCACCAAGAACTATGAAGCTACCATTGAGTTGAGCGCTTTCCGTGACCGCCTGTATGTATCGCCACACTATTATTACAAACTCACCACGGATCTGATCAGTGATGTAAATACAGCGCCTTCCACCGGCTTTACCAGCTACAAGGATAACATTGGTAATGTTGTGAATAAAGGATACGAATTGTTCTTACGCGCCAACGTACTGCGCCAGCGCAAATGGTCAGTGAACGTATTTGCGAACCTGGCTCACAATACCAACATCCTCACCAAGCTGTCTAATTCCATGAAGGCGTATAATGATCAGGTGAACAAAGCCTCCGGCGACTCTGCCCTGCACTCCGTGCCCCTGCAGCGTTACCAGGAAGGCCGTTCCATGAGCACTATCTACGCGGTGAAATCGCTGGGTATTGATCCTGAAACCGGTAAAGAGATCTACCTGAACAGGGATGGTAAAACCACTACCTATGTATATGATGTAAAAGAATCCGTACCGGTAGGAGATAATATCCCCAAGCTGTCCGGCAACTTCGGTGGTAACGTCGTGTATGGCGCCTTTATGTTGGAAGTACGTTTCTCTGCCAGCTTCGGTGCAGATGTATACAACGAAACCCTGGAGCGTATGGTGGAGAATGCGGATCCTAAATTCAACGTGGACCGCCGCGCACTCACCAGCCGCTGGAAAAAACCGGGTGATCACACCTTCTTCAAAGATGTGGCTGACATTACGCAAACCGGTACTACTTCCCGTTTCGTACAACATGAGAACCGCGTACAATGGACTTCTGTATACGCTTCCTGGGATGCCCCCGCCAGCCTTTACAGCAAAATGAAGATGAAGAACCTGCGCATCGCTTTCAATATGAACGACCTCGCATACTGGTCTACCGTAGCCCAGATGCGTGGTATTGAATATCCCTTTGCACGCAGCTTCACCTTTACATTGTCAACCCGCTTCTAA
- a CDS encoding FecR family protein codes for MASFDSTMKDFLQLPAFRKWVLEPDAASNAFWAEWQQQHPGQVADLQEAMEIVRAIHAGSPVPEHVATATWARIVESIDAAPQKAKVVPMGRSWKRWLAYAALVAGVAIGAIAAWQLTAVKQVEIHTAMGELRTIALPDHSVVKLNVNSALRYSDRWSGSKPREVWLSGEAFFTVTHQDNGQAFIVHTNDVDIHVVGTEFNVNTRRVQTQVVLDKGVVQLTLNGPKAAARKAPITMKPGDMVTWSAATAALAAKKVDPEDYSSWRTRMLHFNDASIPEVIRSLQENIGITIELTDTSLNSQTFTGSVPLDNVDVFFKTLSRSFDVKIEQTATNTYRIGSN; via the coding sequence ATGGCATCCTTCGATTCTACGATGAAAGATTTTTTACAACTTCCTGCTTTTCGCAAGTGGGTTCTGGAGCCTGACGCAGCCAGCAACGCCTTCTGGGCGGAGTGGCAGCAGCAGCACCCGGGCCAGGTAGCGGACCTGCAGGAGGCCATGGAGATCGTAAGGGCCATTCATGCCGGCAGCCCGGTACCGGAGCATGTCGCCACCGCTACCTGGGCACGCATCGTGGAGAGCATTGATGCCGCCCCCCAAAAGGCCAAAGTAGTGCCCATGGGCCGCTCCTGGAAACGCTGGCTGGCATATGCCGCCCTGGTGGCAGGTGTAGCCATCGGCGCCATAGCGGCCTGGCAGCTTACCGCCGTAAAGCAGGTAGAGATCCACACCGCCATGGGAGAGCTGCGCACCATCGCGTTGCCAGACCACTCCGTGGTAAAACTGAACGTAAACTCAGCGCTTCGCTATTCCGATCGCTGGTCCGGCAGCAAGCCCCGGGAAGTGTGGCTGAGCGGCGAAGCTTTTTTCACCGTGACCCACCAGGATAATGGCCAGGCATTTATTGTACACACTAATGATGTGGACATCCACGTAGTAGGCACTGAATTCAATGTAAATACCCGCCGCGTACAAACACAGGTAGTACTGGACAAAGGCGTGGTGCAACTCACCCTCAACGGCCCCAAAGCCGCCGCCAGAAAGGCTCCCATCACTATGAAGCCCGGCGATATGGTTACCTGGTCTGCTGCCACCGCAGCACTGGCCGCCAAAAAAGTAGACCCGGAAGATTATTCTTCCTGGCGCACACGGATGCTGCATTTCAACGATGCTTCCATCCCGGAAGTGATCCGCAGCCTACAGGAAAATATTGGCATCACGATAGAATTAACAGACACCAGTCTCAATAGCCAGACCTTTACGGGGTCTGTACCACTGGATAATGTAGACGTATTTTTTAAGACACTGTCTCGCTCATTTGACGTAAAAATTGAGCAAACCGCAACAAACACATATAGAATAGGCAGTAATTAG
- a CDS encoding RagB/SusD family nutrient uptake outer membrane protein encodes MKKIFIALLVVATCSSCKKWLDIKPQTQISDDDLFKTEDGYKEAINGMYTMMSDGKLYGRELTTGTLEAVGQGLYADPLTDGNAYHQTQLYNYKDQTFISRKDTIWRNLYGVIANANNLLAHVDNNKLLFKGNNYNIIKGEALALRGFCHFDVLRLFANSYYAKADGQGVPYQLAFDRNAPKLYKISEVLNMVIKDLTDAKTLLAGIDPILDPSYKVGYGTIDTATETKDFELFHQYRRTHMNYYAVCGELARVYLYAGDNANALSNALEVINSKKFPWTKQTDMLNPDDAKRDWIGFKEIIFGMYAPNQSNALASLLTNGNNGLFQTISGGDALFEANTEAGGNDLRYKTWIQLQGGSAPYYRAMKYYRSTDNLYDQIIPCIRLGEMYYIAAEASWGTNTVNACNYYNTVRFERNIGDSLKTTDKTVFLQALTREARKELFCEGQMFYMYKRLNMPIIGATGTTIPLTNAIATWPWPDDELTYANR; translated from the coding sequence ATGAAAAAAATCTTCATAGCACTCCTTGTAGTTGCCACCTGCAGTTCCTGCAAAAAATGGCTGGACATAAAGCCCCAGACACAGATCTCCGATGATGACCTGTTTAAAACAGAAGATGGGTATAAAGAAGCGATCAATGGGATGTACACCATGATGTCTGACGGCAAGCTGTATGGCCGGGAGCTTACCACCGGTACACTGGAAGCAGTGGGCCAGGGACTGTATGCAGACCCGCTCACCGACGGCAACGCCTATCACCAGACGCAACTCTATAATTATAAAGATCAAACCTTCATCTCCCGTAAAGACACCATCTGGAGAAATCTTTATGGTGTGATCGCCAATGCCAATAACCTGCTGGCACATGTAGATAACAACAAGCTGCTCTTCAAAGGCAATAACTATAACATCATCAAAGGGGAGGCCCTGGCACTGCGCGGGTTCTGCCATTTTGATGTGCTGCGCCTTTTTGCCAACAGTTATTATGCAAAGGCGGATGGACAAGGTGTTCCATACCAGCTGGCATTCGACCGCAATGCGCCCAAGCTGTACAAGATCAGCGAAGTGCTGAACATGGTGATCAAAGACCTGACGGATGCCAAGACTTTGCTGGCCGGGATAGACCCCATCCTGGACCCCAGCTACAAAGTGGGCTATGGTACGATAGATACAGCCACCGAGACCAAGGATTTTGAACTGTTCCACCAGTACCGGCGCACGCATATGAACTATTACGCGGTATGTGGAGAGCTGGCCCGCGTATACCTCTATGCCGGCGACAATGCCAATGCGCTCAGCAATGCGCTGGAAGTGATCAATTCCAAAAAATTTCCGTGGACAAAGCAGACAGACATGCTGAACCCGGACGATGCCAAGCGTGACTGGATAGGCTTCAAAGAGATCATCTTTGGCATGTACGCGCCAAACCAGAGCAATGCACTGGCATCCCTGCTTACCAATGGTAACAATGGCCTGTTCCAGACCATTTCCGGTGGCGATGCCCTGTTTGAGGCCAATACCGAGGCAGGAGGCAACGACCTGCGTTATAAAACGTGGATACAACTGCAGGGCGGTTCCGCCCCCTACTACCGTGCCATGAAATACTACCGCAGCACGGATAACCTGTATGACCAGATCATACCCTGCATACGCCTCGGTGAGATGTACTACATAGCGGCAGAGGCAAGCTGGGGCACCAATACGGTGAACGCATGTAATTATTACAACACCGTTCGCTTTGAACGTAACATCGGGGACTCGCTGAAGACAACCGATAAAACGGTATTCCTGCAGGCGCTTACCAGGGAAGCACGTAAAGAGCTGTTCTGCGAAGGCCAGATGTTCTACATGTACAAACGCCTGAACATGCCCATCATCGGGGCCACCGGCACTACCATTCCGCTCACCAATGCCATCGCTACCTGGCCCTGGCCGGATGATGAGCTTACTTATGCTAACCGCTAA